In Arachis hypogaea cultivar Tifrunner chromosome 2, arahy.Tifrunner.gnm2.J5K5, whole genome shotgun sequence, a genomic segment contains:
- the LOC112753084 gene encoding putative disease resistance RPP13-like protein 1, with the protein MANNGDTVIMAGAKLLENMVVVDRRTWSILDFIEDAETRHLDNPAVKKWFQGIKDLCYDMLDVSEELQIQRAKKVRFLGLRLTRRKMKNIIHEFDALIQQFGQLRLRRSSELLVPTTSLVRTIPSPTFDNETTRTLISKLINVEDDEGDGIQCISIVGVGGIGKTTLAKFVFNKVRTHYRVAVWISVNQQFNVKRIAADIICFFGNEVLIDEMEVLELEIRRITTQLRCLFVLDDVWSVDRNEWLHLKRLFSHCAKGSRILITTRSKKVAEAAESAPTNIVSLNPLSDEDSLSLFKHFVQGGQDIGNENEEMELIGNSVGAYTVEWMPIYSVMPPALRQCLLYCSIIPKNHSIDVDKLIKLWMAQGYISSDEDDKMEKEGREYVQQLRHHSVFSEFKQDDDGSFKCKLDGGVSDFVQTLAESECHIMFLEGGVEMEVPKEKRVETDPRLRRHCTLSLVDQTLPESIANAEKLRTLIILSDSSYIDPSNLSSLLFRMKRLRALDMRSCSIKELPLKAAALLHLRYLNLSFNHELKKLPQSICNLLNLQTLNLNGCDSLRKLPKSIGKLIKLRHLEILWTTSLSYLPKGIASLTLLRTLNRFFGTSGSASSKECSLGDLENLNNIQGCITIDGLSGESEISEATRAGLKNKKDLLGLELWFSNAGSKDKDQILLDNLEAPPQLQFLGVFYYGGRSFPNWMIELNELKHLVLINCSECNVLPPLGKLPCLESLEIKNMPNVKMVGFEFLGIGLNHEDAGNEGSSSMIAFPRLQKLHFVKLGYWEEWNGINGNGGDDEKVMPLLSSLSVLNCKELRALPDYIKKKENLKPVIRGCPLLPGNTEKQE; encoded by the coding sequence ATGGCGAACAACGGGGATACAGTGATCATGGCGGGGGCAAAGCTTTTGGAGAACATGGTGGTGGTGGATAGGAGAACGTGGTCGATCCTGGATTTCATAGAGGATGCAGAGACACGACACTTAGATAATCCAGCTGTGAAGAAGTGGTTTCAAGGAATCAAAGATCTATGCTACGACATGTTGGATGTATCCGAAGAACTACAAATTCAGCGAGCAAAGAAAGTTCGGTTTCTAGGCCTCCGTCTTACACGCCGCAAGATGAAAAACATCATTCATGAATTTGATGCTTTAATTCAACAATTTGGCCAGTTGAGGCTTCGTCGAAGCTCAGAGTTACTCGTACCGACCACGAGTCTAGTACGTACTATTCCATCCCCAACTTTTGATAACGAAACTACTAgaactttaatttctaaattaatcAACGTGGAAGATGATGAAGGAGATGGTATTCAATGCATATCCATTGTTGGAGTGGGAGGAATAGGAAAAACTACGTTGGCTAAATTTGTGTTCAACAAAGTGAGAACTCATTATCGTGTCGCGGTATGGATATCTGTCAATCAACAATTCAATGTGAAACGAATTGCTGCGGATATTATATGTTTTTTTGGTAATGAAGTGCTCATCGATGAAATGGAAGTATTAGAACTTGAAATTCGTCGAATCACTACCCAATTGAGATGCCTTTTTGTTCTGGACGACGTCTGGAGTGTGGATCGAAACGAATGGTTGCACCTAAAGAGATTGTTCAGTCACTGTGCCAAAGGAAGTAGAATATTGATAACCACACGGTCGAAGAAAGTGGCAGAAGCAGCAGAATCCGCACCAACCAACATCGTGTCTTTGAATCCTCTCTCAGATGAAGATTCTTTGTCACTTTTCAAACATTTTGTACAAGGTGGCCAAGACATTGGAAACGAGAATGAGGAGATGGAACTTATTGGGAATTCTGTTGGTGCCTATACAGTGGAATGGATGCCGATCTATTCTGTAATGCCTCCTGCTCTGAGACAATGCTTGTTGTATTGTTCCATCATCCCTAAGAATCACTCCATAGATGTGGACAAACTTATCAAACTCTGGATGGCGCAGGGTTATATTTCATCTGATGAAGACGACAAAATGGAAAAAGAAGGCAGGGAATATGTTCAACAATTGCGACATCATTCTGTATTCAGTGAGTTTAAACAGGATGACGATGGCAGCTTCAAGTGCAAATTGGACGGTGGAGTCAGTGACTTTGTCCAAACTCTTGCAGAGAGTGAATGCCACATAATGTTTCTTGAGGGTGGAGTAGAGATGGAAGTTCCCAAAGAAAAACGTGTTGAAACAGATCCCCGTCTTCGACGTCATTGTACCCTGAGTCTTGTAGATCAAACTTTACCGGAGTCAATTGCCAATGCAGAGAAACTACGTACTCTTATCATTTTGTCTGATTCTTCCTACATAGATCCATCCAATCTTTCCAGCCTACTTTTCCGTATGAAGAGGCTCAGAGCGTTAGATATGAGATCTTGTTCAATAAAAGAACTTCCACTGAAGGCAGCTGCATTGCTTCATCTAAGGTACCTTAATTTATCTTTCAATCATGAGTTGAAGAAGCTGCCTCAATCAATATGTAATTTGCTTAATTTGCAAACTTTGAATCTCAATGGATGTGATAGTCTTCGAAAACTACCAAAAAGTATAGGAAAATTAATCAAGTTGAGACATCTTGAGATTCTCTGGACAACAAGCCTTAGCTACCTACCAAAAGGGATTGCAAGCTTAACCTTGCTGAGAACCTTAAATCGATTCTTCGGGACCAGTGGCAGTGCTAGCAGCAAAGAATGCAGCCTTGGAGATTTGGAAAATCTAAACAATATCCAAGGGTGTATTACCATAGATGGATTGAGCGGTGAAAGTGAAATTTCTGAAGCTACAAGAGCAGGTCTAAAGAACAAGAAAGATTTGCTTGGCTTGGAATTGTGGTTTTCTAACGCAGGATCCAAGGACAAGGATCAAATCCTATTGGATAATTTAGAAGCACCTCCTCAACTGCAATTCCTTGGAGTATTTTACTACGGAGGAAGATCATTCCCCAACTGGATGATTGAATTGAATGAACTAAAACATCTAGTGCTTATTAACTGTAGTGAATGCAATGTTTTGCCCCCTCTTGGGAAACTGCCATGCCTTGAATCACTCGAGATCAAGAATATGCCCAATGTGAAGATGGTAGGTTTTGAATTTCTGGGAATAGGACTAAATCATGAGGATGCTGGCAATGAAGGTTCCTCGTCTATGATTGCATTTCCCAGATTGCAAAAGCTTCACTTCGTAAAGTTGGGTTACTGGGAAGAGTGGAATGGAATCAATGGTAATGGTGGAGATGATGAGAAGGTTATGCCTCTATTGTCTTCTTTGTCAGTTCTAAACTGTAAAGAGTTAAGAGCACTTCCTGACTAcataaagaagaaggaaaatctGAAACCTGTTATTAGAGGATGTCCTTTGTTACCAGGAAACACAGAGAAGCAAGAATAG
- the LOC140177401 gene encoding putative disease resistance RPP13-like protein 1, producing the protein MIGTVQLRWQRRLGSGTSEWRLEQRSNGWSLLGVSVSSKLQICNYDNNSEAGFDGGGYAFLGGRGVAAMATAAAELQRPQNLLGTPSLSTRLRHLEILWTTSLSYLPKGIACLTSLRTLSRFFGNSLVGSKACNIGDLEKLNNIQGNITIDGLGAETDASDAERAGLENKKRLRGLELWFTAPGAGTNDERVLGALKAPPELEDLGIFYYRGNLFPTWMIALQMLTHLTLADCDKCSVLPRLGELSSLGSLKIINMPGIKKVVDSEFLRIGSTVAFPMLRTLSFQKLDNWEEWVGLGDDGVQANFMPFLSSLSIVNCRKLEAIPGYIKLKKNEKSEFHINIKKCPSLEQTQYE; encoded by the exons ATGATAGGAACGGTTCAGCTCCGGTGGCAACGACGGCTTGGTTCAGGTACATCCGAATGGCGACTGGAACAGCGCAGCAACGGATGGTCCCTCCTTGGCGTTTCTGTCTCTTCGAAGCTCCAAATCTGCAACTATGACAACAACAGCGAGGCTGGCTTCGACGGCGGCGGCTATGCGTTTCTTGGCGGCAGAGGCGTGGCGGCCATGGCAACAGCAGCAGCGGAGCTCCAACGGCCGCAGAACCTCCTTGGGACCCCTTCTCTCTCCACGCGC CTACGACATCTTGAGATTCTTTGGACAACCAGTCTGAGTTACTTACCAAAAGGGATTGCATGTTTAACCTCGCTCAGAACCTTAAGCCGTTTCTTTGGGAATTCTCTTGTTGGAAGCAAAGCATGCAACATTGGAGACTTAGAAAAGCTGAACAATATCCAAGGGAATATTACCATAGATGGGTTGGGAGCTGAAACTGATGCTTCTGATGCTGAAAGAGCAGGTCTAGAGAATAAGAAACGTTTGCGTGGCTTAGAGCTCTGGTTTACTGCTCCGGGAGCCGGTACCAACGATGAAAGGGTACTTGGAGCTTTGAAAGCACCTCCTGAATTGGAAGATCTCGGGATATTTTACTACAGAGGAAATTTGTTCCCCACTTGGATGATAGCACTTCAGATGCTTACACATCTAACGCTTGCTGATTGTGACAAATGCAGTGTTCTTCCCAGGCTTGGAGAACTTTCATCCCTTGGATCACTTAAAATAATCAATATGCCCGGTATAAAGAAGGTGGTGGATTCTGAATTTCTGAGAATAGGATCAACTGTTGCATTTCCAATGCTTAGAACACTTTCCTTCCAGAAGCTGGATaattgggaagagtgggttggACTAGGTGATGATGGCGTCCAAGCAAATTTTATGCCTTTTCTTTCATCTCTGTCAATCGTAAACTGCAGAAAGCTAGAGGCAATTCCTGGCTACATAAAGCTGAAGAAAAATGAGAAGTCTGAGTTTCACATTAACATTAAAAAATGTCCTTCTCTCGAGCAAACACAGTATGAGTAA